One window of the Eucalyptus grandis isolate ANBG69807.140 chromosome 8, ASM1654582v1, whole genome shotgun sequence genome contains the following:
- the LOC104415884 gene encoding probable cysteine desulfurase, producing the protein MELDQPGLIRQSHLTIMTKHVNPRNGKGSASPPSPSSRNDLRKHSASFRRLGAGVPAPDGSGAEKKLVWLRSQIIGGDAEFDSPFGRRRLTNADSTASGRCVRYVEDFIVDNILPFYGNSHTSDSHVGRQTTKTVHEASSYIKRCLGGGPEDAILFCGSGCTGSIKRLQEVMGVAVPSILRDRMIKCMPSEERWVVLVGPYEHHSNLLSWRQSLAEVIEIGLDEDGSIDMEDLKQKLESYRDANRPILGSFSACSNVTGICTDTRAVAKLLHQFGAFACFDFAASAPYVEIDMRSGKVDGYDAIFLSVHKFLGGPGSPGILLMSKALYRLGSSPPSTCGGGTVDYVNGFDEKDTLYVEDIEERENAGTPQIIQITRAALAFWLKDYVGYEVIEKLEHRYIKEAIERLSKNQNIKILGNKAAKREAILSFLIYSTNNSPPNCHKKGRERGLYLWGETGNERDKPLHGPFVATLLNDLFGIQARGGCACAGPYGHALLGISEAQSHAFRRAIQKGFAGVKPGWTRVSFPYYLSEEEFKYIIAALEFVACYGQRFLPLYHFNLKTGNWTFKKKAFVETVGKERKGKFFILNDNQAGEDPNGDAKQESLTARYTSYWESAKHIASLLPKFPSPRRLQVEIDPELLYFRI; encoded by the exons ATGGAGCTAGACCAGCCTGGCTTGATAAGGCAATCCCATCTCACAATCATGACCAAGCACGTCAACCCAAGAAATGGCAAGGGGAGTGCATCGCCACCATCCCCATCGTCGAGGAATGATCTACGCAAGCACTCGGCATCTTTCCGGAGGCTCGGAGCGGGAGTACCGGCACCGGATGGCAGCGGCGCGGAGAAGAAGCTTGTGTGGCTCCGCTCTCAGATCATCGGTGGGGATGCCGAGTTCGACTCCCCGTTCGGCAGGCGGCGGCTCACGAATGCTGACAGCACCGCCTCAGGCCGCTGCGTCCGCTACGTTGAGGACTTCATCGTCGACAACATCCTTCCGTTTTACG GTAACTCACACACGTCTGATAGCCACGTGGGTCGCCAGACCACCAAGACGGTGCACGAGGCCTCGAGCTACATCAAACGGTGCTTAGGAGGTGGACCCGAGGACGCGATCTTGTTCTGCGGATCAGGATGCACTGGGTCGATCAAGCGACTCCAAGAAGTCATGGGCGTTGCAGTGCCATCGATCCTAAGAGACAGGATGATTAAGTGCATGCCAAGCGAAGAGAGATGGGTGGTCCTAGTCGGACCTTATGAGCACCACTCAAACCTTCTCTCATGGAGGCAAAGTCTAGCGGAGGTCATAGAGATCGGACTAGATGAAGATGGGTCGATAGACATGGAAGATTTAAAGCAAAAGCTCGAGTCTTATCGAGATGCAAACAGGCCAATTCTGGGTTCTTTCTCTGCTTGCAGTAATGTCACCGGGATTTGTACCGACACAAGAGCTGTCGCGAAGCTGCTCCACCAATTTGGTGCCTTTGCTTGCTTTGATTTTGCAGCTAG TGCACCTTATGTGGAAATAGACATGAGATCGGGGAAAGTGGACGGTTATGATGCTATCTTCCTGAGTGTGCACAAGTTCCTTGGGGGACCAGGGTCTCCAGGAATCCTGCTCATGAGCAAGGCTCTCTATCGGCTCGGATCATCTCCCCCATCAACCTGTGGAGGAGGAACTGTTGATTATGTGAATGGTTTCGATGAAAAG GATACCTTATACGTGGAAGAcattgaagaaagagagaatgctGGGACTCCACAGATTATTCAGATCACAAGAGCAGCATTGGCATTTTGGTTGAAAGATTACGTGGGATATGAAGTAATTGAGAAACTGGAGCACAGGTACATTAAAGAAGCAATCGAAAGGCTCTCCAAAAACCAGAACATAAAGATTCTCGGGAACAAAGCAGCTAAGAGAGAGGCTATATTGTCTTTCCTGATATACTCAACAAATAATTCACCACCAAATTGTCataagaaaggaagagagagagggctttaCCTGTGGGGAGAAACGGGGAACGAAAGAGACAAGCCTCTCCACGGACCTTTTGTCGCCACTCTCCTCAATGACCTCTTTGGCATTCAAGCGAGAGGCGGGTGCGCTTGTGCCGGTCCATATGGTCATGCCCTACTTGGCATCAGTGAAGCTCAGTCCCATGCATTTAGACGTGCCATTCAAAAG GGATTTGCTGGGGTGAAGCCTGGATGGACCAGAGTCAGCTTTCCCTACTACCTTTCGGAGGAGGAGTTCAAGTACATTATTGCTGCACTGGAGTTTGTAGCCTGTTATGGCCAGAGATTCCTACCACTCTACCATTTTAACCTGAAAACTGGAAACTGGACCTTCAAAAAGAAGGCATTCGTGGAGACTgtagggaaagaaagaaagggcaaattttttatcttaaatGACAACCAGGCTGGTGAAGATCCCAATGGAGATGCTAAACAAGAGAGCCTCACTGCCAGGTATACGTCATATTGGGAGAGTGCAAAACATATTGCTAGTCTCCTCCCCAAATTTCCCTCCCCGCGCAGGCTTCAGGTAGAAATTGATCCAGAGCTACTGTACTTCCGCATCTAG